One genomic window of Cannabis sativa cultivar Pink pepper isolate KNU-18-1 chromosome 2, ASM2916894v1, whole genome shotgun sequence includes the following:
- the LOC133035149 gene encoding serine carboxypeptidase-like, producing MASSHSLFIFVIGVLLFQFSYATLNDNNNNEDRHLSFSSSTYFPKRQAEKLIMDLNLFPDDDINVASHEFLFETDKMIVERSFQFPHIANSATPSLQELGHHAGYYRLPHSQSARMFYLFFESRQNKKDPIVIWLTGGPGCSSELAVFYENGPFHIANNLSLVWNEHGWDKASNLLFVDQPTGTGFSYTSDDTDIRHDEDGVSNDLYDFLQAFFAEHPQYVENEFYITGESYAGHYIPAFASRVHKGNKAKEGIHINFKGFAIGNGLTNPEIQYKAYTDYALDMKLITKASYNKINKMLPACEQAIKTCGTDGGDACMSSYVTCNNIFNSIMDVVDGINYYDVRKKCEGDLCYDFSNMERFLNQKSVRDALGVGNIDFVSCSSTVYEAMVMDWMRNLEVGIPALLEDGIKVLVYAGEYDLICNWLGNSRWVHAMDWSGQKQFDSSSSVPFVVDGAEAGLLKGHGPLTFLRVHEAGHMVPMDQPKAALAMLTRWMQGKLTTAETDEKIAPL from the exons ATGGCTTCTTCTCATTctctatttatttttgttattgggGTTCTTCTTTTCCAATTTTCGTATGCAACCTTAAAcgacaataataataatgaagatCGGCATCTTAGCTTTTCGTCCAGCACTTATTTTCCAAAACGACAAGCCGAAAAGCTGATAATGGACCTGAATTTGTTCCCAGACGACGATATaaacgtggcatcacatgagtTCCTATTCGAAACCGATAAGATGATCGTGGAAAGGAGTTTCCAGTTCCCTCATATTGCCAACTCTGCTACTCCTTCTCTTCAAGAACTTGGCCACCATGCTGGTTATTACCGTCTCCCTCATTCTCAATCAGCAAG GATGTTTTACTTGTTCTTTGAATCAAGGCAAAACAAAAAAGATCCAATTGTAATTTGGTTGACTGGAGGGCCAGGGTGCAGTAGTGAACTGGCTGTGTTTTATGAAAATGGTCCTTTCCATATTGCAAACAACTTGTCTCTTGTATGGAATGAACATGGCTGGGACAAG GCATCAAACCTCCTTTTTGTTGACCAACCCACCGGAACTGGTTTCAGCTATACTTCTGATGACACTGATATTCGTCACGATGAAGATGGTGTGAGCAACGATTTGTATGACTTTTTGCAg GCATTTTTCGCTGAGCATCCTCAATATGTTGAAAATGAATTCTACATAACTGGAGAATCATACGCTGGACACTACATTCCTGCATTTGCCTCACGGGTTCACAAAGGAAACAAAGCGAAGGAAGGAATTCATATAAATTTCAAG GGATTTGCTATTGGAAACGGCCTAACAAATCCTGAAATCCAATACAAGGCGTACACGGACTACGCACTTGACATGAAGTTGATTACAAAAGCAAGCTATAATAAGATTAATAAAATGCTTCCAGCATGTGAACAGGCAATCAAAACTTGCG GCACCGACGGAGGAGATGCTTGCATGTCTTCTTATGTTACTTGCAACAACATATTCAATAGCATCATGGACGTAGTGGATGGCATAAAT TACTATGATGTCAGAAAGAAATGTGAGGGAGACTTGTGCTATGATTTCTCAAACATGGAGAGATTTCTGAACCAGAAATCAGTAAGAGATGCCCTTGGAGTTGGGAACATAGACTTCGTTTCTTGCAGTTCTACAGTGTATGAGGCCATGGTAATGGACTGGATGAGAAATCTTGAAGTTGGTATTCCTGCTCTTCTTGAGGATGGAATTAAGGTTCTTGTGTATGCTGGGGAGTATGATCTGATATGCAATTGGCTTG GTAATTCAAGATGGGTTCATGCAATGGACTGGTCTGGCCAGAAACAATTTGATTCTTCATCAAGTGTTCCATTCGTAGTTGATGGTGCAGAAGCGGGATTGCTAAAAGGCCATGGACCTCTGACTTTCCTAAGG GTACATGAAGCTGGTCACATGGTTCCGATGGATCAACCTAAAGCGGCATTAGCCATGCTGACGAGGTGGATGCAAGGAAAACTAACCACGGCCGAGACAGATGAAAAAATAGCGCCCCTATGA